A DNA window from Micromonospora inyonensis contains the following coding sequences:
- a CDS encoding DUF2630 family protein: MDDKTILNRIAELVDEEHRLRADAQSAQAGTDDDARARLRELEEGLDQCWDLLRRRRAARQTHNDPESQGVRPVPEVERYLQ, encoded by the coding sequence ATGGACGACAAGACCATCCTGAACCGCATCGCCGAGCTGGTCGACGAGGAGCACCGGCTCCGGGCGGACGCGCAGTCCGCGCAGGCCGGCACCGACGACGACGCCCGCGCGCGGCTGCGCGAACTGGAGGAGGGACTGGACCAGTGCTGGGACCTGCTCCGTCGCCGCCGGGCGGCCCGGCAGACCCACAACGACCCGGAGAGCCAGGGCGTCCGGCCCGTGCCGGAGGTCGAACGTTACCTCCAGTGA